The Negativicutes bacterium genome includes a region encoding these proteins:
- a CDS encoding CarD family transcriptional regulator has protein sequence MLTINTYVVYGTNGVCQITGIKKEKFGGSEKEYYLLKPINTEGSIIYVPLDNALLTSKMRNLLSPDEIHELIKLIPEEQTTWIADSKLRSEKYKDIFGRGDHRELVCMMKSIYLQKKDRSREGKKLWSGDEKALNTAEKILFDEFAIVLNITPEEVVPFIYQELQAGGETNQS, from the coding sequence ATGCTAACAATCAATACCTATGTTGTCTACGGTACTAACGGTGTTTGTCAGATTACCGGGATTAAAAAAGAAAAGTTTGGCGGCAGTGAAAAAGAATATTATCTCTTGAAACCGATCAATACGGAGGGTTCAATTATTTATGTACCGCTGGATAATGCGCTGCTTACTTCTAAAATGAGAAACCTTCTTAGCCCGGATGAAATTCATGAATTGATCAAACTCATACCGGAGGAACAGACAACCTGGATTGCAGACAGCAAACTTCGCAGTGAAAAATACAAGGATATATTTGGCCGCGGTGATCACCGCGAACTTGTTTGCATGATGAAATCAATCTATCTTCAGAAAAAAGACCGCAGCCGGGAAGGCAAAAAATTGTGGTCCGGCGACGAAAAAGCCTTGAATACGGCGGAGAAAATTCTCTTTGATGAATTTGCTATTGTTTTGAATATTACGCCGGAAGAGGTGGTTCCGTTTATCTATCAGGAACTGCAAGCGGGCGGAGAGACCAATCAAAGCTAA